Part of the Natrialbaceae archaeon AArc-T1-2 genome, ATTACGCCGTCTACGAACTCGCTCAACACGCCAGCGAGGTACTCGTACTGTCCGAGCACGAGCAGGAAAAACGCTCCCGACACGCCGGGAAGGACCATCGCACAGATCGCGATCGCACCCGCGAGAAAGATCACGATCGGACCGTGTGACGCCCCAGTCGCCGTCGCGCCGGTCACGAGCGCCGCGAGTGTGACCCCAAGCACCGAGACCACGAGTCGCCGGGGCGTCCAGGCGTCGATCTGCCCGTAGAGGACGACTGCCGAGGCGGCGATCAGACCGAAGAAAAAGCCGTACGTCGGAACCGGATACGTCTCCACCGCGACGGTGACGACGCGCGAGAGCACGACGATCGCTGACGCGACCCCGAGTCCGAGCGCGACCAGGAAGACGGCGTCCGTCCGCTCGAGAGCGTCGAGCAACGCCGAACGACCCTCCGCGTCGTACACCCGTGCGACCGCCCGGAACGTCCGTGGATCGATCGCCGTGAGCGCCCGGATCAGTCGGTCGTAGATACCAACGATGAGCGCGATCGTCCCGCCGGAGACGCCGGGGACGGCGTCGGCCGCCCCCATCGCGAACCCCTTACAGTAGACGACGAGAAGCTCTCGCATCGCGCGTGGGTATTCTGGACGACCGTAAAAGCGTTCGCACTGTCGCTAGGTAGTTCGGATTATGTATTCGACCGCAGCCGATCGGCCCGGACCGGCCCTGATCGATCGTCCGCTTCGGGATCGCATATAAGCAGATGGGCGACGTTTCCACGTGGCAGATGGTATTTCTAGGAACCGCGGCGGCGAGTAGCGTCGTACTGGCGGCGTTGCCGTTGCTCGTCGTCGCGATCTTGCTCGTCGGGCTGCTTTGGCCCGCCTCTCGTGCGATGCCGGTCGCGTGGCTGACCGCCGTCGTCGTCGCATACGTGGCCTGGGACGTTCCGCCAGCGTGGCTCACCGCCGCGTCACTCGTGGGCGTGATGACTGCCCTCGAGATCCTCTGGATCGTCTTCGGGGCGCTCGTCTTGCTCTACACGCTCGTCCACTCGGGGGCGGTCGCCCGGATCAACGCCGGCTTCGCCGCGATCAGTGAGGACCGACGCGTCCAGACCGTCCTGCTCGCGTTCT contains:
- a CDS encoding DUF368 domain-containing protein; translation: MRELLVVYCKGFAMGAADAVPGVSGGTIALIVGIYDRLIRALTAIDPRTFRAVARVYDAEGRSALLDALERTDAVFLVALGLGVASAIVVLSRVVTVAVETYPVPTYGFFFGLIAASAVVLYGQIDAWTPRRLVVSVLGVTLAALVTGATATGASHGPIVIFLAGAIAICAMVLPGVSGAFFLLVLGQYEYLAGVLSEFVDGVIALANGESFAPVIETGTVVAVFGVGAVIGLFTMAHVVRRALDRYRVATLAFLVSLMVGALRLPIERVYANLGDATTADPSVALAAAVAGAGAVVVLDRYTDDLEYVD